One Mercurialis annua linkage group LG3, ddMerAnnu1.2, whole genome shotgun sequence DNA window includes the following coding sequences:
- the LOC126671611 gene encoding (S)-N-methylcoclaurine 3'-hydroxylase isozyme 1-like, with protein MLNLPFLLFLPVIVFIVLNKLLSSLSSKHRLNLPLPPGPKPWPILGNIPQIERNLHICMANFAKAHGPLILLRLGKQVVVVGSTPEAATEILKNHDRLLSSRFVVKAIPWEPRVLERVAIVWNPHCNDQWKMFRALCRTELFSAKAIESQAVLREKKLAEMVEFLAMKQGQAVDVAEVVFGTIFNTISNLIFSRDLLDLEHQGGGVKSLLWSMMELATSPNIAEFYPILAPLDPQGLKRKMSKCLEEMFGVWEIYIKQRRQTYEKDAPKTDFLDVFLSNGFDDHQINWLVVELLSAGTDTSSTAVEWAMAELLKNKEAMKRVSEELDREINKSPIKECHVAQLPYLNACVKETLRLHPPAPFLIPRRATEDCEVMNYTVPKDSQVLVNVWAIGRDPSAWEDPLSFKPERFLGSSFDVKGHDFELLPFGSGRRVCPGLAMATRQLPLILASLIHCFDWSLPNGEDPAKLDMTEKFGITLQKQHPLLIVPKPKP; from the exons ATGCTCAATCTCCCCTTTCTTCTGTTTCTACCTGTTATTGTCTTCATCGTCCTCAACAAACTTTTGAGCTCTCTATCTTCAAAACACCGTCTTAATCTTCCTCTTCCTCCAGGTCCTAAGCCATGGCCTATCTTAGGCAACATTCCCCAAATCGAGAGAAACTTACATATCTGTATGGCTAACTTTGCTAAAGCACATGGCCCTCTGATCCTGCTAAGACTTGGCAAGCAAGTTGTTGTGGTCGGATCAACTCCTGAGGCGGCCACTGAAATTCTCAAGAATCATGACCGTTTGCTGTCTTCTAGATTTGTTGTTAAAGCAATTCCTTGGGAGCCTCGTGTTCTTGAACGCGTAGCGATTGTTTGGAATCCTCATTGTAATGATCAATGGAAAATGTTCCGAGCCTTGTGCAGGACTGAACTCTTTTCTGCAAAAGCAATTGAATCACAGGCCGTCTTGAGGGAGAAGAAGCTAGCGGAGATGGTGGAATTCTTGGCTATGAAACAAGGACAAGCAGTGGATGTTGCTGAAGTTGTATTCGGTACTATTTTCAATACTATTTCTAATCTCATATTCTCAAGGGATTTACTTGATTTGGAACATCAAGGGGGTGGAGTAAAAAGTTTGCTGTGGAGCATGATGGAACTGGCCACTTCTCCAAATATAGCTGAGTTCTATCCTATCTTAGCACCCTTGGATCCTCAAGGtcttaaaagaaaaatgtcaaaatgCCTTGAAGAGATGTTTGGTGTATGGGAAATTTACATCAAGCAAAGACGACAAACATATGAAAAGGATGCTCCCAAAACAGATTTCCTGGATGTTTTCCTTTCAAATGGATTTGATGACCATCAAATCAATTGGTTGGTTGTG GAATTGCTGAGTGCAGGCACAGACACTTCTAGCACAGCCGTAGAGTGGGCAATGGCAGAGCTTCTCAAGAACAAAGAAGCCATGAAAAGGGTGAGTGAAGAGCTAGACAGAGAAATCAACAAAAGCCCAATTAAGGAATGCCATGTTGCCCAACTTCCATATCTAAATGCATGTGTAAAGGAAACACTAAGATTACACCCTCCTGCTCCATTCCTTATTCCTCGCCGTGCTACCGAGGATTGTGAAGTTATGAATTACACAGTTCCAAAAGATTCACAAGTATTGGTTAATGTTTGGGCCATTGGACGCGATCCCTCTGCTTGGGAAGACCCGTTATCGTTCAAACCTGAAAGATTTCTTGGATCAAGTTTCGACGTGAAGGGTCATGATTTTGAGCTATTACCATTTGGTTCAGGAAGGAGAGTCTGTCCAGGACTAGCAATGGCTACAAGGCAACTGCCGTTGATTTTGGCTTCTTTGATACATTGTTTTGATTGGTCTCTTCCAAATGGTGAGGATCCTGCAAAGCTAGACATGACTGAAAAGTTTGGAATAACATTGCAGAAACAACATCCTCTGCTCATTGTCCCCAAACCTAAACCTTAA